The following coding sequences are from one Pseudonocardia sp. EC080619-01 window:
- a CDS encoding MFS transporter translates to MSDQHAAGQGAGPRTVADTTGSSPSQVRRVAATSAIGTTIEWYDFFIYATAAALVFNSQFFSTMSAASGTLAAFTTLGVGLVARPVGGIVWGHFGDRLGRKRMLVASLLLMGFATVGVGLLPTYAQIGVAAPVLLVVLRLLQGLSAGGEWGGAALMSVEHAPPGRRGRYGSFPQIGVPAGLILAQLVFLVVSNVTTPEQFAAWGWRIPFLLSILLVVVGLVIRLRVEESPVFAMLRENRSRSRAPILEVFAQRPRELVLASVSFIANNAIGYIFLAYLLSYGTQVLEVPRNTMIVVVIIGSLSWLVSIVAGAIWSDRVGRKRAYLVGSVMLVVWPVPFFLLLDTTSFAAMVLAVVVLTAGLGLSYGPQSALFAEMFEARYRYSGASFSYAVGAVLGGGFAPLIATALQQGYGSSTPVAVYMVVVAVISLVAIVLIRETHRPGAPAQLS, encoded by the coding sequence ATGTCCGACCAGCACGCCGCCGGCCAGGGGGCCGGCCCGCGCACCGTCGCCGACACGACCGGATCGTCGCCGTCGCAGGTGCGCCGGGTCGCCGCGACGAGCGCGATCGGCACGACGATCGAGTGGTACGACTTCTTCATCTACGCCACGGCCGCCGCCCTGGTGTTCAACAGCCAGTTCTTCTCGACGATGTCGGCGGCCTCGGGCACGCTGGCCGCCTTCACGACCCTCGGCGTCGGGCTGGTCGCCCGGCCCGTGGGCGGCATCGTCTGGGGCCACTTCGGGGACCGGCTGGGGCGCAAGAGGATGCTGGTGGCGTCGCTGCTGCTGATGGGGTTCGCGACCGTCGGCGTCGGCCTGCTGCCCACCTACGCGCAGATCGGCGTGGCCGCGCCGGTGCTGCTGGTCGTGCTGCGCCTGCTGCAGGGACTCTCCGCGGGCGGTGAGTGGGGCGGCGCCGCGCTGATGTCGGTCGAGCACGCCCCGCCCGGCCGGCGCGGCCGCTACGGCTCGTTCCCGCAGATCGGTGTCCCGGCCGGGCTGATCCTGGCCCAGCTGGTGTTCCTCGTCGTGTCGAACGTGACCACGCCCGAGCAGTTCGCGGCGTGGGGCTGGCGGATCCCCTTCCTGCTCTCGATCCTGCTCGTCGTCGTCGGGCTGGTGATCCGTCTGCGGGTCGAGGAGAGCCCGGTGTTCGCGATGCTGCGCGAGAACCGGTCCCGCAGCCGCGCGCCGATCCTGGAGGTGTTCGCGCAGCGTCCGCGGGAGCTGGTCCTGGCCTCGGTCAGCTTCATCGCCAACAACGCGATCGGCTACATCTTCCTGGCGTACCTGCTGTCCTACGGGACCCAGGTGCTCGAGGTCCCGCGCAACACCATGATCGTCGTCGTGATCATCGGCTCGCTGAGCTGGCTGGTCAGCATCGTGGCCGGAGCGATCTGGTCGGACCGGGTGGGCCGCAAGCGGGCCTACCTTGTCGGCTCGGTGATGCTGGTGGTCTGGCCGGTGCCGTTCTTCCTGCTGCTGGACACGACCTCGTTCGCGGCGATGGTCCTGGCGGTGGTCGTGCTGACGGCCGGTCTCGGCCTGTCCTACGGCCCGCAGTCGGCGCTGTTCGCCGAGATGTTCGAGGCCCGCTACCGCTACAGCGGCGCGTCGTTCTCCTACGCCGTCGGCGCGGTCCTCGGCGGCGGGTTCGCCCCGCTGATCGCCACCGCGCTGCAGCAGGGCTACGGGTCGTCGACGCCGGTGGCGGTCTACATGGTCGTCGTCGCGGTGATCTCGCTGGTGGCGATCGTCCTCATCCGCGAGACGCACCGGCCGGGGGCGCCGGCGCAGCTGTCCTGA